One stretch of Desulfovibrio sp. TomC DNA includes these proteins:
- a CDS encoding metallophosphoesterase: protein MTGKAFWIGVGDIHDDVSILGRIPDFGSALGIVVSGDLTIKGGVAAAKRVIEAVRGANPVILAQIGNMDKAEVDGYLTAEGINMHATGRVTAQGVGFFGCGWSTPTPFGTPSEAGEDQIAAWLEAAYETVAHCPHLVLVSHTPPINTAADKVGAGAHVGSQAVRDFIERVQPEVCLTGHIHESIAVDTLGRTLVVNPGALAAGGYARIELGPQGLTARLGRIV from the coding sequence ATGACCGGCAAGGCTTTTTGGATAGGCGTGGGCGATATCCACGACGACGTCTCGATTCTGGGGCGAATCCCCGACTTTGGGAGCGCCTTGGGCATTGTTGTGAGCGGCGATCTGACCATCAAAGGCGGCGTGGCCGCAGCCAAACGGGTCATTGAGGCCGTTCGCGGCGCAAACCCCGTCATCCTGGCCCAGATTGGCAACATGGATAAGGCCGAGGTGGACGGCTACCTCACGGCGGAAGGCATCAACATGCACGCCACCGGCCGGGTCACTGCCCAAGGCGTGGGATTTTTCGGCTGTGGCTGGTCCACGCCAACCCCTTTCGGCACGCCAAGCGAGGCTGGTGAGGATCAGATCGCCGCCTGGCTTGAAGCTGCCTATGAAACCGTGGCGCATTGTCCGCATTTGGTGCTCGTTTCCCACACGCCTCCCATCAACACCGCCGCCGACAAAGTTGGCGCCGGCGCCCATGTCGGCAGCCAGGCCGTGCGCGATTTCATCGAGCGCGTCCAGCCTGAGGTCTGTCTGACCGGTCATATTCACGAATCCATAGCTGTGGACACCCTTGGCCGTACGCTCGTCGTCAACCCCGGAGCCCTGGCCGCCGGCGGGTATGCCCGCATCGAACTGGGACCGCAGGGACTAACCGCCCGTCTGGGCCGTATTGTATGA
- a CDS encoding response regulator: protein MRVLSIIDIVFYRAFLSKIYLTTEVEYAFLSPEEATTALAAADPPPDVVLIQDSYAGIECGQILEHVRAAGAVWGRELPVLCLRPFDETQEERDLACHPLGDDVHPVNRLNLAQVIGECKQTLTQRLPATGAREILFVDGGRTLLHVVRAALAGSGFRVVSAHHAEAALALCRKRSFELVLTSVLLPGMSGLELCRRLKEDNHERYLPVIILSSSDNPIDMDTAFSCGADDYLLKSFTAEMLASKVSEHLDVAERKRHNKILVVDDSKLIRELLRHSFIKNGHCVLTAENGTTALQIALAEHPDVVVTDIEMPEMDGYALCERIRDHPELRNTLVVIMSTRGHVSDIKRGERLGVSRYFVKPFDVEKMLLVVEQLLGESYRHLKKEHEHVLSSMSALITALEARDEYTKGHTARVSRMAMRLGRAMGLDDNVLRNLEIGANLHDIGKIGVRDAVLLKPGRLTPEEYASIQEHAVIGAEILRPIVSLSPVLPLILLHHERWDGQGYPTAIMGEEIPVGARIIAIADAFDAMTTDRPYRQGMELDRALAILREEAGRQFCPTCAASFLAMFDASSEAHELTKAE, encoded by the coding sequence ATGCGTGTCTTAAGCATCATCGATATCGTCTTTTACCGGGCGTTTCTCAGCAAGATCTACCTCACAACCGAGGTTGAGTACGCTTTTTTGTCTCCGGAAGAGGCGACCACCGCCTTGGCCGCCGCTGATCCCCCGCCTGATGTCGTGCTTATCCAGGATTCCTATGCCGGTATCGAGTGCGGCCAAATTCTTGAGCATGTCCGGGCTGCCGGCGCGGTTTGGGGCCGGGAGCTGCCGGTACTCTGTCTGCGTCCGTTTGATGAAACCCAGGAGGAGCGCGACCTAGCCTGCCATCCTCTGGGCGACGACGTCCACCCGGTCAATCGCCTGAATCTGGCCCAGGTGATCGGCGAATGCAAACAAACGCTGACCCAGCGCCTGCCGGCAACAGGGGCTCGGGAGATTTTATTCGTCGATGGCGGCCGGACGCTGCTCCATGTGGTCCGGGCGGCCCTGGCCGGGAGCGGTTTCCGGGTCGTGTCCGCCCATCATGCCGAAGCGGCCCTGGCCCTATGCCGCAAACGCTCCTTTGAGCTGGTGCTGACCAGCGTCCTGCTCCCGGGCATGTCGGGACTCGAACTGTGCCGTCGCCTCAAGGAAGACAACCACGAGCGCTATCTGCCGGTCATTATCCTGTCGAGCAGCGACAACCCCATCGACATGGATACGGCCTTTTCCTGCGGAGCCGACGACTATCTGCTCAAATCCTTTACCGCCGAGATGCTCGCCAGCAAAGTTTCCGAACATCTGGATGTGGCCGAACGCAAACGGCACAATAAAATTTTGGTCGTTGACGACAGCAAGCTCATTCGCGAGCTCTTGCGCCACAGCTTCATCAAAAACGGTCATTGTGTCCTGACGGCCGAAAATGGGACCACAGCCCTTCAAATCGCTTTGGCGGAACATCCCGACGTGGTCGTGACCGACATCGAGATGCCGGAAATGGATGGGTATGCCCTGTGCGAGCGCATTCGGGACCATCCGGAACTGCGCAACACCCTGGTGGTCATCATGAGCACCCGGGGGCATGTCAGCGACATCAAACGCGGCGAACGGCTTGGGGTGTCGCGCTATTTCGTCAAACCCTTTGATGTGGAAAAGATGCTGCTTGTGGTGGAGCAACTCCTGGGCGAGAGCTATCGCCATCTGAAAAAAGAGCACGAGCACGTCTTGTCGAGTATGTCGGCTCTGATTACCGCGCTGGAGGCCCGGGACGAGTACACCAAGGGCCACACCGCCCGGGTGTCGCGCATGGCCATGCGTCTGGGCCGGGCCATGGGCCTTGACGACAACGTGCTGCGCAATCTGGAAATCGGGGCCAATCTGCACGACATCGGTAAGATCGGGGTGCGCGACGCGGTCCTGCTCAAACCCGGCCGGCTGACGCCCGAGGAATATGCCAGTATCCAGGAACACGCCGTCATCGGCGCGGAAATCCTGCGTCCCATTGTCTCTCTGTCCCCTGTCCTGCCGCTTATTTTGCTCCATCACGAGCGGTGGGACGGCCAGGGGTATCCAACCGCCATCATGGGTGAGGAAATCCCTGTTGGGGCACGCATCATCGCCATCGCCGACGCTTTTGACGCCATGACCACCGACCGACCGTACCGCCAGGGTATGGAGCTCGACCGGGCCTTGGCTATTCTTCGGGAAGAGGCTGGGCGACAGTTCTGTCCGACCTGTGCAGCCTCGTTTCTGGCCATGTTTGATGCAAGCAGCGAGGCGCATGAGCTTACGAAAGCGGAATAG
- a CDS encoding exodeoxyribonuclease III: MILLSWNVNGLRAVVQKGFWEWLAGSGADVAGVQESKIQPGHEADFAGTNDYKAVWSSSTVKKGYSGVGCLYRVEPLSIAMELPDAAFGGEGRLLQLEFEEFYFFNVYFPNGGRGPERLAYKLGYYEAFLAHAEALRRQKPIVVCGDFNTAHTALDLKNAKANEKTSGFLPEERAWLDRFTAAGYVDTFRLFEPGPDHYTWWDYRFKARDRNVGWRIDYFFVSEELRPKVKRAWIESSVLGSDHCPVGLELDCR; the protein is encoded by the coding sequence ATGATTTTACTCAGTTGGAATGTCAATGGCCTGCGGGCAGTGGTGCAGAAAGGATTCTGGGAATGGCTTGCCGGCAGCGGCGCGGATGTGGCCGGGGTGCAGGAGTCCAAGATTCAGCCCGGGCATGAGGCGGATTTTGCCGGTACGAACGACTATAAGGCCGTCTGGTCGAGTTCCACAGTAAAAAAAGGGTATTCCGGCGTGGGCTGCCTGTACCGGGTGGAGCCGTTGTCGATTGCCATGGAATTGCCCGATGCCGCTTTTGGCGGAGAGGGGCGGCTGTTGCAGCTGGAATTCGAGGAATTTTATTTTTTTAACGTCTACTTTCCCAACGGTGGCCGGGGACCCGAGCGTCTGGCCTACAAACTTGGCTACTACGAGGCTTTTCTGGCCCATGCCGAGGCCCTGCGTCGCCAGAAGCCCATTGTGGTCTGCGGCGACTTCAACACCGCCCACACCGCCCTTGATCTTAAAAACGCCAAGGCCAACGAGAAGACGTCGGGGTTTCTGCCCGAGGAACGGGCTTGGCTCGACCGGTTTACGGCCGCCGGCTACGTGGACACCTTTCGCCTGTTCGAACCCGGTCCAGACCACTATACGTGGTGGGACTACCGCTTTAAGGCCCGGGATCGCAACGTGGGCTGGCGCATCGACTATTTCTTTGTGTCCGAGGAGCTGCGGCCCAAGGTCAAACGGGCCTGGATCGAGTCTTCGGTCCTGGGGTCCGACCATTGCCCGGTCGGACTTGAGCTCGACTGCCGTTAG
- a CDS encoding fused MFS/spermidine synthase, whose translation MLQLVVFGCGAAVMVLEIVGARILAPFLGTSIIVWTGLIGVVMASLSLGYWQGGRIADRHPTVRALSVVILLAAVLTAATAVTKALLLAFLAGHGLGPRLGVIAAALLLFAPAAGLLGMVSPFAVRLTLRDAATAGATAGRLYALSTLGSIVGTFAAGFVLVAALGSTTILLVTAGFLAALSLALSRTDIRAKVAVAGIILLCGLWLTAQDAMLAEAGIHDVDTAYGRVLVYQGMDPASGRPIRVMTTGPARYQSAMYPDAPDELALDYAHFFALGLEMAPSAPSVLIIGGGAYTFPRHVLAKRPQAVVTVVELDPGVTALASRHFGLAPHPGLTILHEDARMVINRSGGPYDLIYLDAFGTDYAPPFHLVTREAAMRLNAQLAPGGTVMVNAIGPIAGDGSRFIRSLAATFAAVFPDVALYALGRPDAAMAAQNVILVARNHPTPMPESKDSQLRRFLDQRLDPALGADGVVLTDEYAPVEWMCAWLFKND comes from the coding sequence ATGCTTCAACTTGTCGTTTTTGGCTGCGGCGCGGCGGTCATGGTCCTGGAAATTGTCGGGGCACGCATCCTGGCCCCGTTTCTCGGGACCTCGATTATAGTCTGGACCGGACTGATCGGCGTGGTCATGGCCAGCCTGTCCCTGGGCTACTGGCAGGGCGGGCGCATCGCCGACCGCCATCCCACGGTCCGGGCCTTGTCCGTGGTCATCCTGTTGGCCGCTGTCCTGACAGCCGCCACCGCCGTTACCAAGGCCCTGCTCCTGGCCTTCCTGGCCGGGCACGGCCTGGGACCGCGCCTGGGAGTCATTGCCGCCGCCCTGCTCCTGTTTGCCCCGGCGGCCGGGCTGCTTGGTATGGTGTCGCCCTTTGCCGTACGCCTGACCCTGCGGGACGCGGCCACGGCCGGAGCTACGGCCGGACGTCTCTATGCCCTTTCGACTCTGGGCAGCATCGTCGGCACCTTCGCTGCCGGGTTCGTCCTGGTGGCCGCTCTGGGGTCCACCACCATTTTGTTGGTCACGGCGGGATTTCTGGCCGCCCTTTCCCTGGCCCTCTCCCGCACGGACATCCGGGCCAAAGTTGCCGTTGCCGGGATAATCCTGCTGTGCGGCCTGTGGCTGACGGCTCAGGACGCCATGCTGGCCGAGGCCGGCATCCACGACGTGGACACCGCCTATGGCCGGGTGTTGGTCTATCAGGGAATGGACCCGGCCTCGGGCCGGCCCATCCGGGTTATGACGACCGGCCCGGCGCGCTACCAATCCGCCATGTATCCCGATGCCCCGGACGAACTGGCCCTGGACTACGCCCACTTCTTTGCCCTGGGCCTGGAAATGGCCCCGTCAGCCCCCAGCGTGCTCATCATCGGCGGCGGGGCCTACACGTTCCCCCGCCATGTCCTGGCGAAACGGCCCCAAGCCGTCGTCACAGTGGTCGAACTCGACCCCGGGGTGACGGCATTGGCTTCCCGGCACTTCGGTCTTGCCCCGCATCCGGGCCTGACCATCCTCCACGAGGACGCCCGCATGGTCATAAACCGTTCAGGCGGCCCCTATGACCTCATCTACCTCGACGCCTTTGGCACGGACTACGCCCCCCCCTTTCATCTGGTGACCCGGGAGGCGGCCATGCGTCTTAATGCCCAGCTCGCCCCGGGCGGCACAGTCATGGTCAATGCCATCGGCCCAATTGCGGGCGACGGATCGCGGTTCATCCGCTCCCTGGCCGCCACCTTTGCCGCCGTCTTTCCCGATGTGGCCCTCTACGCCCTGGGCCGTCCCGATGCAGCCATGGCGGCCCAAAACGTCATCCTGGTGGCCAGAAACCACCCCACCCCCATGCCTGAATCCAAGGATTCGCAATTGCGGCGTTTTCTGGACCAGCGTCTTGATCCCGCTCTGGGGGCCGATGGCGTGGTGCTTACCGACGAGTATGCGCCGGTGGAATGGATGTGCGCCTGGCTTTTTAAAAACGACTAA
- a CDS encoding carbonic anhydrase — protein sequence MATTALAFSGGAGITADEALSRLKEGNTRFVAGAAVTPRQDAARRHETTVGGQHPFATVLACADSRVPVEAIVDQGVGDVFVVRVAGNVANTDEIGTIEYGAEHLGVPLVVVLGHTKCGAVTAVVKGEHVTENIGKLVAPIVPAVAGVKNRFASADLDELINRSIEANVWQSISDMYANSPLLKKMAADGKLKVVGALYDIDSGDIHWLGEHPSNAKLLGN from the coding sequence ATGGCGACAACGGCCCTGGCCTTTTCCGGCGGGGCCGGCATCACGGCCGACGAGGCCCTGAGCCGCCTCAAGGAAGGCAATACCCGCTTTGTGGCCGGCGCTGCCGTGACCCCCCGCCAGGACGCCGCCCGACGGCACGAGACGACGGTGGGCGGCCAGCATCCCTTTGCCACGGTCCTGGCCTGCGCCGACTCCCGGGTTCCGGTGGAAGCAATTGTCGACCAGGGCGTGGGCGATGTTTTCGTGGTGCGCGTGGCCGGCAACGTGGCCAACACCGATGAGATCGGCACCATCGAATACGGGGCCGAACATCTGGGCGTCCCCCTCGTCGTGGTCCTGGGCCATACCAAATGCGGCGCGGTGACGGCGGTGGTCAAAGGCGAGCATGTCACGGAAAACATCGGCAAGCTCGTGGCCCCCATCGTTCCGGCGGTGGCTGGCGTGAAAAATCGTTTTGCCTCGGCCGATCTGGACGAGCTGATCAACCGTTCCATCGAGGCCAATGTCTGGCAGTCAATCAGCGACATGTACGCCAACAGCCCGCTGCTCAAGAAGATGGCCGCCGATGGCAAATTGAAGGTCGTCGGGGCGCTCTATGATATTGATTCCGGCGACATCCACTGGCTGGGCGAGCATCCGTCCAACGCCAAGCTGCTTGGCAACTAG
- a CDS encoding SLC13 family permease — MPIVVLVVFIVVYAAMILGRLPGLALDRTGAAVLGALVLVAAGNMTVAEAWGAADVPTLALLFGLMVVSAQLRLGGFYSRVSRALVASAATPAGLLARVMAAAAVLSALLANDIVCLAMTPILVEATLARGLNPLPYLIGLALSANIGSAATLIGNPQNMLIGQVARLSFGGYMLEVWPCVAASLLLAYAGTVWGFRGRFSGPTVVLAIASPIFSRWQSGKGLLALGCCMAVFVWGGMPRENAALGCAAVLLLSRRMASRETLALVDWQLLLLFLGLFVVNREVAAAGLLDAAYRWVAAVGIDLGQPVWLFTVTTVLSNIVSNVPAVMLLLPGHSSPQQATLLAVSSTLAGNLILPGSIANLIVADQAALLGVSMSFGRHARVALPVTLATLAVSGLWLMR; from the coding sequence GTGCCTATCGTTGTCCTCGTCGTTTTCATTGTGGTCTATGCCGCCATGATCCTTGGCCGCCTGCCCGGGCTGGCCCTGGACCGGACCGGCGCGGCCGTACTCGGGGCGCTTGTCCTGGTGGCCGCCGGGAACATGACCGTGGCCGAGGCCTGGGGCGCGGCCGACGTCCCGACCCTGGCCCTGCTGTTCGGACTGATGGTGGTTTCAGCCCAGTTGCGCCTGGGCGGTTTCTACTCCCGGGTCAGCCGGGCGCTCGTGGCCAGCGCTGCCACTCCGGCCGGCCTTCTGGCCCGCGTCATGGCCGCCGCCGCAGTCTTGTCCGCCCTGTTGGCCAATGACATCGTCTGTCTGGCCATGACGCCGATTCTCGTGGAAGCCACCCTGGCCAGGGGACTCAACCCCTTGCCCTACCTTATTGGTCTGGCCCTGTCCGCCAACATCGGTTCGGCCGCCACCCTTATCGGCAATCCCCAGAACATGCTTATCGGCCAAGTGGCCCGCCTTTCCTTTGGCGGCTATATGCTTGAGGTGTGGCCGTGCGTGGCGGCAAGCCTGCTTCTAGCCTATGCCGGAACGGTATGGGGGTTTCGAGGACGCTTCAGCGGTCCTACGGTGGTGCTGGCCATTGCCTCCCCGATATTTTCCCGGTGGCAGTCGGGCAAGGGACTGCTGGCCCTGGGCTGTTGCATGGCGGTTTTTGTCTGGGGCGGCATGCCCCGGGAGAACGCAGCCCTTGGCTGTGCGGCCGTCTTGTTGCTCAGCCGGCGCATGGCCTCGCGCGAGACCCTGGCCCTGGTCGACTGGCAGTTGCTGTTGCTGTTTCTTGGCCTGTTCGTGGTCAACCGCGAGGTGGCGGCTGCGGGCCTGTTGGATGCAGCCTACCGGTGGGTGGCGGCCGTGGGCATCGACCTTGGCCAGCCGGTGTGGCTCTTTACCGTCACGACCGTGCTGTCCAACATCGTCTCCAATGTCCCGGCCGTCATGCTGCTCCTGCCCGGCCACAGCAGCCCACAGCAGGCAACGCTCCTGGCCGTCTCCAGCACCCTGGCCGGCAACCTGATTCTTCCAGGCAGCATCGCCAATCTCATTGTGGCCGATCAGGCCGCGTTGCTCGGCGTTTCCATGAGCTTTGGCCGTCACGCCAGGGTGGCGCTGCCCGTCACCCTGGCCACGCTGGCTGTTTCCGGCCTGTGGCTCATGCGTTAA
- a CDS encoding diaminopimelate decarboxylase, which produces MDHVRQALEAGFFRETDTAILLYDLDRLEANVARLVRAFPERSLHAFAVKACPLPPILSFLAGLGLGAEAASLPEIHLALTAGFPPARIVFDSPAKTGEELRLALELGIYINADNLAELGRIAALAAATGVTPRAGLRVNPQAGVGGIKATSVAGRYSKFGVPLEQRALILDAFARYPWLGGLHVHVGSQGCPLDLLVAGVGAVFDLRRTIDRELGLGRITTFDLGGGLPAGYRDSDVPPTPAAYVAALTQRCPGLFTGDLALVTEFGRMVAAPCAVAASRVEYVKRQKGHRTAVIHLGADLFVRECYNPKSWPHRSLLLDPTGREKTGRAGIWHLAGPLCFSGDFPIRQARLPDIEPGDIVLVRDVGAYTLSMWSRYNSRQMPRILGVRQGRFAVLREREEPQDVVRFWLGREESV; this is translated from the coding sequence GTGGACCACGTCAGACAGGCTCTTGAGGCCGGTTTCTTTCGGGAGACGGACACGGCTATTCTCCTCTATGATCTCGACCGGCTGGAAGCCAACGTGGCCCGGCTGGTCAGGGCTTTTCCGGAGCGCAGCCTCCACGCTTTTGCCGTCAAGGCCTGCCCGCTGCCGCCGATCCTGTCCTTTCTGGCCGGGCTTGGCCTTGGGGCTGAGGCGGCCTCATTGCCGGAGATCCATTTGGCCCTGACCGCCGGCTTTCCTCCGGCGCGTATCGTGTTCGACTCGCCGGCCAAGACCGGGGAAGAGTTGCGGTTGGCGCTTGAACTGGGGATATATATCAACGCCGACAATTTGGCAGAGTTGGGGCGCATCGCCGCCCTGGCCGCCGCCACAGGCGTCACGCCCCGGGCCGGATTGCGAGTCAATCCGCAAGCCGGGGTTGGGGGCATCAAGGCCACGAGCGTGGCCGGGCGCTATTCGAAATTCGGCGTCCCGTTGGAGCAACGGGCGCTGATCCTGGACGCCTTTGCCCGCTATCCCTGGCTTGGCGGACTCCACGTCCATGTCGGCTCCCAGGGCTGCCCCCTCGACTTGCTGGTGGCCGGGGTGGGGGCTGTCTTTGATTTGCGGCGTACCATCGATCGGGAGCTGGGCCTGGGACGGATTACGACCTTTGATCTGGGCGGCGGACTGCCGGCCGGGTACCGCGACAGCGACGTGCCGCCGACTCCGGCCGCCTATGTCGCGGCCCTGACGCAGCGCTGCCCGGGGCTCTTTACCGGCGATCTGGCCCTGGTCACGGAATTTGGCCGGATGGTGGCTGCACCCTGCGCCGTGGCGGCCAGCCGGGTGGAATACGTCAAGCGTCAGAAAGGGCATCGCACGGCAGTGATCCATCTCGGAGCCGACCTTTTTGTGCGGGAATGCTACAATCCCAAGTCCTGGCCGCATCGCAGCCTGCTGCTCGACCCGACCGGGCGCGAAAAGACCGGCCGCGCCGGGATCTGGCATCTGGCCGGACCGCTGTGCTTTTCCGGGGATTTTCCAATCCGGCAGGCCCGGTTGCCGGACATTGAACCGGGCGACATCGTCCTTGTCCGGGACGTCGGGGCGTACACCCTCTCCATGTGGTCGCGCTACAACAGCCGGCAGATGCCCCGGATTTTGGGGGTGCGCCAGGGGCGATTTGCCGTGCTTCGGGAGCGGGAAGAACCGCAGGATGTGGTGCGGTTCTGGCTTGGCCGGGAAGAATCTGTCTAG
- a CDS encoding tetratricopeptide repeat protein, whose amino-acid sequence MRRLVSLTLASVVILAATSAHALTQEEILKRRLDRMQQVDSQIRVEEQQRQEQMEETTAGFGIGASKPPTETLVMPDPVRQPHPEPKSGLFDPKTKPTAQPTPQVSSPPMAPPPAAQPAMQPQSTASAKTAPPASPPLQQPAGAVAPPPRDPKTASSLATMAAKAQASGDYQTALTMLDEAIAADPNDPDLRNNRGNVISNLGRPKDALVDYDRAIAAKTTDPAFFTNRGLAHERLGNRDRACTDYKKACDLGDCEFYKSYKSEGNCR is encoded by the coding sequence ATGCGACGGCTCGTCTCCCTGACGCTGGCATCGGTTGTCATTTTGGCCGCGACCTCGGCGCACGCCCTGACCCAGGAGGAAATCCTGAAACGCCGCCTGGACAGGATGCAGCAGGTCGATTCCCAGATCCGCGTCGAGGAGCAGCAGCGCCAGGAACAGATGGAGGAAACCACGGCCGGGTTTGGCATCGGTGCTTCCAAGCCGCCCACCGAGACCCTCGTCATGCCTGATCCGGTCCGGCAACCCCACCCGGAACCCAAAAGCGGATTGTTTGACCCCAAAACCAAACCGACGGCCCAACCGACTCCCCAGGTTTCGTCGCCGCCCATGGCGCCACCGCCGGCCGCACAGCCGGCGATGCAGCCCCAATCGACCGCTTCGGCCAAGACAGCGCCGCCGGCCTCGCCTCCGCTCCAGCAACCGGCCGGGGCGGTTGCTCCCCCTCCCCGCGATCCCAAAACAGCCTCCTCCCTGGCGACCATGGCCGCCAAAGCCCAGGCCAGCGGCGACTACCAGACCGCCTTGACCATGCTTGACGAGGCCATTGCCGCCGACCCCAATGATCCAGACCTGCGCAACAACCGGGGCAATGTCATAAGCAACCTGGGCCGGCCCAAGGACGCCCTGGTCGATTATGACCGGGCTATTGCCGCCAAAACGACGGACCCGGCTTTTTTCACCAACCGGGGACTGGCCCACGAACGTCTTGGGAACCGGGATCGGGCTTGCACCGACTATAAAAAAGCCTGTGACCTGGGTGACTGCGAGTTCTATAAAAGCTACAAGAGCGAGGGGAACTGCCGCTGA
- a CDS encoding LysM peptidoglycan-binding domain-containing protein, giving the protein MRSLIACFALMLVVMVSGCSGGDKDSFRTVDHDKNGRISYEELLFVFPDMTPDLFARQDTDSDGGLSEAEYAAFMQSDAKTAAKTPAAPSLPPVRPGDGKQMAVPFKGEEVIEIPAPSSEPATKAKNEKGRKDKDQKDAKAKPETGKKVETTTYTVLRGDNLSRIAHKFGVTVEDITRANGDMHPDTLRDGQVLNIPARP; this is encoded by the coding sequence ATGCGGTCACTCATTGCCTGTTTTGCCCTGATGCTTGTCGTCATGGTCAGCGGATGTTCCGGAGGGGACAAGGATTCCTTCCGCACCGTTGATCACGACAAAAACGGCAGGATCTCCTACGAGGAACTCCTGTTCGTCTTCCCAGACATGACCCCGGACCTGTTCGCCCGCCAGGACACCGATTCCGATGGCGGACTTTCCGAAGCCGAATATGCGGCCTTTATGCAAAGCGACGCCAAGACTGCCGCCAAAACACCGGCCGCGCCGAGTCTGCCTCCGGTGCGTCCCGGTGACGGCAAGCAGATGGCCGTGCCGTTCAAGGGCGAGGAGGTCATTGAGATCCCCGCGCCGTCAAGTGAACCGGCCACGAAGGCCAAGAATGAAAAGGGCCGGAAAGACAAGGATCAAAAGGACGCCAAAGCCAAGCCCGAAACCGGTAAAAAGGTCGAAACTACAACTTATACCGTGCTTCGCGGTGACAATCTTTCGCGCATCGCCCATAAATTCGGCGTCACGGTGGAAGACATCACCCGGGCCAACGGCGACATGCATCCCGACACCTTGCGTGACGGTCAGGTGCTCAACATTCCGGCTCGTCCCTAA